AGACACATATGGCAAGATAAAACATCACAAGCTGCTCCTCTGATGTCATCTAAAGGGTGCAGTTTCCAAGGATTGAGTGATGATCATTCAGAATCTCTGTTCCTTTTAACAAAGGTCTGTTTGTACAAGTATTTTATGAACGTTGTAATCATTTTCAGAAAAAAGTGCCACCAAGACTTCTTCTCTTAACAACATCATAAAATGTGAAAAATTCCCTCTTTAAATAGTTTGTCTAATGGAACTTGGTGGAAGAAAAAAGTGACCAAGGAGAAACTATATTGTTGTCAATTCTGTGTAAAGCTGAACCATTGTatcaaatatgatttttttttaaaaatccaatGGCTTTTGCACATCACTTGAACATGCTTAGCTTGGCTTGTACAGGGGTAACATTGCTTTTTGATGAATTTATTCTTATCCATCTAGGAGGACACCATTTTCTAAAATACTTGGTTGATCATACAGGAAGGCACTTTGGTAGAGAGAAGGTTCCATCAAAGGAAGTGGAAATGGGTAGTTCATGGAAAACCTCAAGATCAAAATTTAACATCTATTACACCAGCTCTACAAGATGAATCAGCTGAAACATCCTCCACTTCCTTATTCTTCACTACATCATATGGATTTGTCTTTGAATATCAAATTTCAAAACAATTAGGTGAGTCATCTCATCTCATAATATGGATTTGTCTTTGAGTATCGAATTCCAAAACAATTAGATCAATCATCTCATCTCATAATATGGATTTGTCTTTGAATATCAAATTCCAAAACAATTAGGTGAGTCATCTCATCtgataatgaaaaaaaagttttacaGCCCATTAATTTAACAGTTCCAACAATGAATTTCCAGAAGTATGGAAAAGTCACCAGCATCCTCTCCATGCAAAAGCAGCAAGAGGCATAGCAGGCTTACAATTGTACATTGGCAGAATACTGTTTCCACTAGATGATGGAAGACTTGCAGAATTACATACTTTAGGAGTAGGTGGTGAAAGTTCAGGACCATCTCAGCCTCAAAACATCCGAAGGAAATCATCAACCAAATATGCTTGGTCAATACTAGATGTGCCAGAGAGTGAGGGATGGAATGCAGAATACTGCACACAAGAACGTGGCCTCAGAAACTGTCTCACTGGCATAAAAGATGAGTCAGAGGAATCAGTAGTAAGTTCTGTAACAGGTAGGACTGATTCATTATTTATCTCTGAGTACTTCAGGTGGTAGACTGATTCAATCTTCAGAAGAATACAATCATGTGCCAGATAACTGGATTAGTACTAACTTTCGCTTGAGATTGATAGATGTGGGGAAGTCATTTTTCTTAATAACAGATGATGGTTTGATTCTTGAATACATTTGCATTGAGAGTGCATGGATGTGGCTGAGGCATGAGAGCTTTACACCAATGAAAGGTATATTGAGTAACTACAATGGAAGCTTATTCATGGTTGATACAAGTGGGAGTTTGCTCCTTAGAGAAAGAAGAGGCAAGGAGATAGCATGGAGGAATTGCACAGCTCTGAGGAGAGGAAGAAATGTTAATGGAGGTCAACCTTGGGATGGATTACAAGGCCAAGAAAGGAAGGTTACAACTGAAGACACACTCTTCTTTGTGAGCAAAACTGGAAGACTAATGAAGTTAGTGGTAAGTAAACTCTAAAGAATAACTATTCACTCCACTTAAATTGCGTGTCCGTGATTCCTCTTAAATTGCGTGTTCGTGTcggtgaagtgtccaattcaaaaatatttgttggatttcttaTCATTCTAGCAcggttttaacacaattttaaaaaagataaatacattaatttttttaaaaacacaaatttattgtataaatttttattatgattataagacacaaatatttttgaaacagtcatgaaaaacatatttctgGTAAAAAATCTGAAACGTACttatacatataaatttttataatcaatttatataatttataattatataatatatagatccgtatCTACGTcttctacattttagagattattcGTATCTTTGTGTGAATATCGTATTAGTGTGTTAGATAGAAGAATAGAAGAAAACGATGAAAATATTGATCCTGCAGCAGTATTACATAAGTGCatagatttataaaaaaaaaaaacaaagtttatgtttaatttaatttttttttgccaATCATATACATGGATAGAATTATTTGGGGATAAATTCCTCCGACATCAGAATCAATTACAGCACCAAAAGTTGCAATAACTGGTGAAGTAAATATTATACAAAATTTTCCCAGGTTTCTTCGAAGAAGTTGAAATGGAAAGATTGCAGAAACCCTCCAGATGCTAAGGTTGCATGTATACTAGACCAGGAATTGTTCAGAAAAAACATAGTATTTGTCATTGGAAGAAATGGTCACCTATATCAGTATAACAAAGTGACTGATTTGTGGCATGAGCATTACCATTCTCAGCATTTGGTTCTATCACAGTCTCCTGGAACAGTTATAAGACCATCATTGAAAACACTCTCAGGTTCCCTCTTCATGATTTCAATAGATGGTGGCCTTGTTGAGTATCAATGGAGCTCAGTGTATGGATGGAACTGGGTGGAACATGGAACACCCAATAGAGATGTAACACTTGTAGGTTCACCAGGTCCAAGCTTTGAAGGCAATCAATTACTTTTTACTGGTTCTGATGGAAAAGTATACCTTAGATACATGCACAAAAAGTCATGGAAGTGGAAGGACTGTGGTTTCCCTTATGTGGGAAATAAACTGGTTGAAATTGAAGCACGTTCACATGGAGGATTCCAAGAAGAGAAAGTAGATTGCAGTGATAAAGATTCTGCATCACACTTGAAGAAGGGCCAAACCAACTTTGGTGACATGAACATTAGATGTGACTCAAAGGTAAATATTGCAGTCCAAATTCATAATTTGTATAATGACTGACATGGAATTGAATGCTAAAAACAACACATCATAGCATGGTATTGATTGAGTCTGATACACACAGGTGGCACCTACAAGACCAATTCAATTTTCTAAAGGTTCTGTCATATTTGAGCTCAGAGATGGCAGGGTAAGAACTTGAATTCAATGAGATTTACAATTATCTGATGACAAATCATATTTTACAATATGGTCTGAATATAACATGTTAACCTCTTAAATATAACTTTCTTTTGCTCAATCCATTTGCTGTGAGTGTTAGCATTTTGTTGTATGATTTGAAATTAACATCTACCAATCTTCACTAAATTGCTGAAACCTTTCAACATATAGCAGCATTTCTATCTATTAAAAAGTACActtctaactcaaccttatataaaatcagtttataaaATTAGATTTTACTCAATTGTATGCTAGGAAGTGTTGATAATGGACTCATACCTCAAAAAGCTCATTAGAAAGACATTCAAACTCATATGACTAAAAGACATTCAAACTCAAATAACTATTTATGAATGTTTGTCTGTTTGTGAGAATTCTTGAAAAATCTTTctgttttagttttcttttaacCACCAATATCAGagataatgaattttttttcagattCTATCAAATGCCAAAGTTATTAaccattataattattatatttttgacaATATCTCTTATGACAGTTGGCAGAAATTGAATTGGTGGAGAAGAGAAAATGGGTGTGGTCTCAGATCATTGGCACTCCAGCTAGTCTTTGCTCAGAGAATTATTGGAGTACTGTACCATACAGCCTTTCTTGAATTTAATTCCAATGCATTATTGTTGTGAAAAGGTTCTACACTCACTCAATTATGCATTCTTACATTATAATaaagaaatagttttttccaaACACTTTTTCAAGTTATTCAAAACATGAGAAATAACCGATAAACTTAATTTATAATAGATtcgaaataataaataattttgatataatgtgaattttaagtttaacttaattttatcaaattatcttataaaatatgatttatattcatttatatattataaaatatattaatcataGATTTGGATTTGTAACCAATAACCTCACAAGTTAGTTAACTAAGAAATTGTACACTATATATAACTTTACCTTTCTACacaagttatttaaaaaaaaatctaaaaaaacaaatttatagcAGAAGGTAATTCTCAAGTTAATGAGGGTAAAATTAATACATtggtaatatttaaaaaattagtaaaagtaattatttttgttggtgTATGTGATTTTATCTAAAGTGTCTTATTTTAAAGACAGATGATATTATTTATACACTTTTGATTATTAGGTATAATTGATATGAAGTCTTATATTCTATTAAATGAATTTCacattatttttctaataatataaaatatattaaaaaagacGTATTTGAAAATGTACTATTATACTCTCtctttaaaaacattattttatgttttcttgAGAATCGATTTCTCTAACCCAagcaagagaaaaaaaaaagcaaggAATTACAGATGCTTGAgctagttaattttaatttcatgaagtttttatataattttgaaaatattttttaaagccCAAATTGTAATTAACTTGCTAAATTAATATTGAAGACATTTCGAAATTTCTTGTAAATATATTAggtaatttttaaaagaaaacacaaaTAGTTAGGAAATCAAATTACTTTAACGTTTATGTAATTTGAAAAGATTATGAGGTGAAAGACTAGGAAGAATTGTATGCAACtttggaaataatttttgaaaccCAGTTCAGTTTGAACTATGAACTTGTAAAATATATTCCAGTGAACTAAATGGCAGTTTGGTGACTCTTTCTTCCGGCACAACTTCCCCCACTTCCATAAATTTtcgtattttcaaaaatattcttatgtaatattcttttcaaaaatattctTATGTAATATTCttattacataatctgaaagtcattttttaaattcgTAATTAATTTTCGAATTATATGATCCAGAAatcttttttcatatgcataattaatttctgaattatataattcagaagtCTTTTCTAGCTTTCAGATTGTGTAATCCAGAAGcatttttttcaaatgcgtactcggattatataatccagaaactaCTACAAAATctagacttctggattatataatccataataccattaatgaaatatgaaaatgacacaagaaagataaaaaaatatttttatgttttgtatGAGATATCAAAAgaacatatggaggtgcaggaagaaacggTCTAGTTTGTTTTAGACAATGCCAATGAATTAGCAGTTCAATCGAGTCAAAATTGATTGAGTGCAGAAAGCAATTGCCTTCCTTGCACCCCTACATTGCactacaaaacaaaattaaaaaaaaatgcagaCATAAATCCGAAAAGTCAACTTCACAATATCAATTTGAACCTACCTAATcatctttcaaaattttcaaaattacccTTTATtctgaatttgaaaattttaaaatacaattcaaAAATCTCAAGTAAATTCATAATAAAAGAAACATTCGGTAAAAGAAAATCCAGAACAGAATCTAGAAATACACTCTGGAAAAGAATTTccagaattcaaaaatatgttctgAAAATTCTGGaagtattttttatatacaCCCTCATTTCATTTTAAGATCATTTTCTTCATTTCCCAGAgacatttttatcattttagtgGAAAATTGGGTATAggttgaaattgatatggtgtgGAAAGAATTTTACAACTGAAAACAGTTTTATTTGGTTAAACATGTAGCCCAATTTGATTTGGCAGAGCTGGGCCGAATACTTTGTAAACCTTATATCCATCTCCTATCtcaagactgtttcttcctgcacctccatatcttcttctggcacctccatacacaacatgaaaatacatttttatccttcttgtacCACCCCATAAAATaacttctgaattatgtaatgcgaaaatcttttttcaaatgcgtttccagattacataatctggaagtatccagaaatatatgaaaaaagacttccgaattatataatccggaagctaattacaaatttaaaaattgacttccagattatataatccaaaatattacataagagcatttttggaaatacgaaaatctatggaggtgagagaagaaggtatggagtgcaggaagaagcagccctaTCTCAAAGTCGCGTACACATAATTGCATTTTGTAGTAGAAAAACTCATAATACAAAATAGAAATGGAATGAAAAGGTTTGATTCAATCTATTCTCTTTAGTTTTGT
The sequence above is a segment of the Phaseolus vulgaris cultivar G19833 chromosome 2, P. vulgaris v2.0, whole genome shotgun sequence genome. Coding sequences within it:
- the LOC137810267 gene encoding uncharacterized protein isoform X1, which encodes MWLRHESFTPMKGILSNYNGSLFMVDTSGSLLLRERRGKEIAWRNCTALRRGRNVNGGQPWDGLQGQERKVTTEDTLFFVSKTGRLMKLVVSSKKLKWKDCRNPPDAKVACILDQELFRKNIVFVIGRNGHLYQYNKVTDLWHEHYHSQHLVLSQSPGTVIRPSLKTLSGSLFMISIDGGLVEYQWSSVYGWNWVEHGTPNRDVTLVGSPGPSFEGNQLLFTGSDGKVYLRYMHKKSWKWKDCGFPYVGNKLVEIEARSHGGFQEEKVDCSDKDSASHLKKGQTNFGDMNIRCDSKVAPTRPIQFSKGSVIFELRDGRLAEIELVEKRKWVWSQIIGTPASLCSENYWSTVPYSLS